One genomic region from Syntrophobacterales bacterium encodes:
- a CDS encoding NADH-quinone oxidoreductase subunit H: MNIIFDILQPLFVPLLSPLLIGVVKKIKAKMQNRQGAGVLQPYRDLWKLFHKDEVISQDASWIFRMAPYIIFAVTLIVGAFIPIFNLNTFTAPLGDLLAVVYLLAIGTFFLALAGIDTGSAFGGFASSREMTVSALAEVGLIFSFFILSLVSGSTNLFTIADSVLVANITSLQPIILAGLGYFIVLLAEGGRYPFDNPATHLELTMIHEAMILEYCGRRLALMEWAAANKLFIFMTLGANLFFPWGLMHEFSLAALIVAVAVFALKLSAFCFAIAFIESGIAKFRFFRLPDLLIVSFILNIVAIGLIK; encoded by the coding sequence ATGAATATAATTTTTGACATACTGCAACCGCTTTTCGTCCCTTTGCTTTCGCCGCTCTTGATCGGCGTCGTCAAGAAGATCAAGGCAAAAATGCAAAATCGCCAGGGCGCGGGCGTTCTTCAGCCGTATCGGGACTTATGGAAGCTTTTTCACAAGGATGAGGTAATCAGTCAAGACGCCTCCTGGATTTTCCGCATGGCGCCCTATATCATCTTCGCGGTCACGCTCATTGTCGGCGCCTTCATCCCTATATTCAATTTGAACACCTTCACAGCCCCCCTCGGCGATTTGCTCGCCGTTGTGTATCTGCTAGCAATCGGTACGTTTTTTCTGGCTCTGGCCGGAATCGATACCGGCAGCGCGTTCGGCGGGTTCGCCTCCAGCCGCGAAATGACCGTTTCGGCGCTCGCGGAAGTGGGCCTGATCTTTTCGTTTTTTATCCTATCATTGGTGAGCGGCAGCACAAACCTCTTTACAATCGCCGATTCCGTACTCGTCGCCAATATCACCTCCCTGCAGCCGATCATCCTGGCCGGTCTGGGATATTTTATAGTACTGCTGGCCGAGGGCGGGCGGTATCCCTTTGACAACCCGGCAACCCACCTTGAACTGACCATGATTCACGAAGCGATGATTTTGGAATATTGCGGCCGGCGGTTGGCGCTCATGGAGTGGGCAGCTGCCAATAAGTTATTTATTTTCATGACTTTGGGAGCTAATTTATTCTTTCCGTGGGGGCTGATGCATGAGTTTTCATTGGCCGCCCTGATTGTTGCCGTCGCCGTTTTCGCTCTCAAACTATCGGCGTTCTGTTTTGCAATTGCCTTTATCGAGTCCGGCATCGCCAAATTCCGCTTCTTCCGTCTGCCGGATTTGCTTATCGTCTCTTTCATACTTAATATTGTCGCAATCGGGTTAATTAAATAA